Proteins found in one Epinephelus fuscoguttatus linkage group LG4, E.fuscoguttatus.final_Chr_v1 genomic segment:
- the ccnd2a gene encoding G1/S-specific cyclin-D2a isoform X2, translating to MNYLDRFLAVVPTKKCNLQLLGAVCMFLASKLKETRPLTAEKLCIYTDNSIRPQELLEWELVVLGKLKWNLAAVTPNDFIEHIVRRLPLPEDKLALIRKHVQTFIALCATDFRFAMYPPSMIATGSVGAAICGLQLDSADQSQWGDSLTDLLAKITNTEVDVLKECQEQIERVLVSSLREGRQQQQQQQQTQRGPSGKGLDELDQSSTPTDVRDVNL from the exons ATGAACTACTTAGACAGATTTTTAGCCGTGGTACCCACCAAAAAGTGtaacctgcagctgctgggAGCAGTGTGCATGTTTCTTGCATCCAAATTGAAAGAGACTCGTCCATTAACCGCAGAGAAGCTTTGCATCTACACAGATAACTCCATCAGACCACAAGAGCTGCTG gaATGGGAACTGGTGGTGTTGGGGAAGTTGAAGTGGAACTTGGCAGCAGTAACGCCGAACGACTTCATCGAGCACATTGTGAGGAGGCTGCCGCTGCCCGAGGATAAGCTGGCACTTATACGCAAACATGTCCAGACCTTCATCGCCCTCTGTGCCACAG ATTTCAGATTCGCCATGTACCCTCCCTCCATGATTGCCACAGGAAGTGTGGGGGCAGCAATCTGCGGCCTACAACTGGATTCAGCTGACCAGTCACAGTGGGGCGACAGCCTGACAGACCTGCTGGCCAAAATCACAAACACAGAAGTG GATGTTCTCAAAGAGTGCCAGGAGCAGATTGAGCGCGTGTTGGTGAGCAGCCTGCGCGAGGggcgacagcagcagcagcagcaacagcagacacagagaggcCCCAGCGGGAAAGGCCTGGACGAGCTGGATCAATCCTCCACCCCGACAGACGTCCGCGATGTCAACTTGTGA